A window from Chrysemys picta bellii isolate R12L10 chromosome 2, ASM1138683v2, whole genome shotgun sequence encodes these proteins:
- the NDC80 gene encoding kinetochore protein NDC80 homolog yields MRRSSSTTGSSGRQSMMPLRVQDTNKMGLHTPQAQDRTTLGKLSMSKPASGTSERKVSFFGKRTSGPGGSRNSQYGVFGTEKIKDPRPLHDKAFIQQCIRQLCEFLVENGYAHNVSMKSLQSPSVKDFLKIFTFIYGFLCPYELPDSKFEEEIPRIFKELGYPFALSKSSMYTVGAPHTWPQIVAALVWLIDCVKLYSATRENTPFDEGQTWEGETEDGIVHHKLFMDYTVKCYEHFMKGGDTYEEFDAEVQSKLKDLFNVDEFQVEALAAENKRLHEEIARLEKERETEPDRLVSLKKLKSSLQADVQKYQAYMANLESHAAILDQKVKGINGQLETAEMEVEAMKQENARLQHIFDNQKYSVADIERINHERDELQQTINKLTKELEAEEHQLWNEEMKYARGKEAIETQLAEYHKLARKLKLIPISAENSKGHDFEIKFNPEAGPNCLVKYRTHINAPLMELINRTEEEIRKATHKKMGLEDTFDQVNTMVLEKKSSVKMLKEEAQKLDDLYHQKLKEAEEEERKCATELELLEKHKHLLESGINEGLSEAMNELHDVQRQYQVVMQMTTEESRKVGDNLNRLLEVIATHVVSVEKYLGEQNVKVDRDFEEFMSEDLLVNLREILDNYKKKADAV; encoded by the exons AACTAGTGGTCCCGGAGGTTCACGTAACAGTCAGTATGGTGTGTTTGGTACAGAAAAGATCAAGGATCCCAGGCCACTTCATGACAAGGCATTCATCCAACAGTGTATCCGACAGCTCTGTGAG TTTCTTGTAGAGAATGGCTATGCCCATAATGTCTCCATGAAATCACTCCAATCTCCATCTGTTAAGGACTTCTTAAAGATCTTCACTTTTATCTATGGCTTCCTGTGCCCTTACGAGCTTCCTGATTCTAAGTTTGAAGAGGAAATCCCCAGAATCTTTAAAGAGCTTGG GTATCCATTTGCATTGTCAAAAAGCTCTATGTACACAGTGGGGGCTCCACACACCTGGCCTCAGATTGTAGCAGCTTTGGTTTGGCTAATCGATTGTGTCAAG TTGTATTCTGCCACAAGGGAAAACACACCCTTTGATGAAGGTCAGACCTGGGAAGGAGAAACAGAAGATGGAATTGTACATCATAAG CTTTTTATGGACTACACTGTAAAGTGCTATGAGCACTTCATGAAGGGTGGAGACACTTATGAGGAGTTTGATGCAGAAGTGCAGTCAAAGCTAA AGGATTTGTTTAATGTAGATGAATTCCAGGTGGAGGCTctagcagcagaaaacaaaaggTTGCATGAAGAGATTGCAAGActagagaaagaaagggaaactgagccG GATCGTTTAGTGTCATTGAAAAAACTGAAATCTTCTTTGCAAGCAGATGTTCAGAAATATCAGGCTTACATGGCTAATCTGGAGTCTCATGCAGCCATCCTTGACCAGAAAGTGAAAGGAATTAATGGGCAACTTGAAACAGCAG AAATGGAAGTTGAAGCGATGAAGCAGGAGAATGCACGCCTCCAGCACATCTTTGATAACCAGAAGTACTCAGTTGCAGACATTGAGAGAATAAATCATGAAAGGGATGAACTGCAGCAAACAATCAACAAGCTGACCAAGGAACTGGAGGCAGAAGAGCACCAATTATGGAATGAAGAGATGAAATATGCTAGAGGGAAAGAGGCG aTTGAAACACAACTGGCAGAGTATCACAAGCTGGCTCGAAAGCTGAAACTAATCCCGATAAGTGCAGAGAATTCCAAAGGCCATGACTTTGAGATTAAGTTTAATCCTGAAGCAGGACCAAACTGTCTAGTCAAATACAGAACTCATATTAAT GCTCCCCTTATGGAGCTCATAAATAGGACCGAAGAAGAAATTAGAAAAGCTACCCACAAGAAAATGGGTTTAGAGGATACGTTTGATCAG GTGAACACAATGGtattagaaaagaaaagcagTGTTAAAATGCTTAAGGAAGAGGCCCAAAAGCTGGATGACCTTTATCACCAGAAGCTTAAG gaagcagaagaggaagagagaaaatgtGCAACTGAATTGGAATTATTGGAGAAGCATAAACACTTACTTGAGAGTGGAATCAATGAAGGCCTCAGTGAAGCTATGAACGAGTTGCATGATGTTCAGCGGCA aTACCAGGTTGTTATGCAGATGACAACGGAAGAAAGTAGGAAAGTAGGTGATAATTTGAATCGTCTCTTGGAAGTGATTGCTACTCATGTAGTATCAGTAGAG AAATACCTGGGTGAGCAGAATGTAAAGGTTGATAGAGACTTTGAAGAATTCATGTCAGAAGATTTATTGGTAAACTTAAGAGAGATCCTAGACAACTATAAAAAGAAGGCTGATGCAGTGTAA